From Streptomyces sp. NBC_00775, one genomic window encodes:
- the araB gene encoding ribulokinase encodes MSNSARNTEQKGGPVVNAEHSEHTHPDTYVIGVDYGTLSGRAVVVRVADGAELAAAEHSYTHAVLDRKLPDGTPLPPDWALQVPADYIDVLRIAVPEALARSGVRPEQVIGIGTDFTACTVLPVLADGTPLCELPDLADRPHAYVKLWRHHAAQAQADRITALADARKEPWLQRYGGKISSEWEFAKALQLLEEDPELYELTDRWIEAADWIVWRLSGTYVRNACTAGYKGQLQDGSYPSSDYLAALNPGFADFVTAKLDQPIGQLGDLAGRLTAEAAAWTGLPEGIAVCVGNVDAHVTAPAATAVEPGRMVAIMGTSTCHVMSSDQWAEVPGMCGVVDGGILPGLWGYEAGQSGVGDIFGWFVRTGFPASYAEEAAAAGRDPHEHLTALAAEQRVGEHGLVALDWQSGNRSVLVDHDLSGVLVGLTLSTRPEDVYRALLEATAFGTRTIIEAFETSGVPVRELIIAGGLTKNALLMQIYADVTRLPLGVIDSAQGPALGAAMHAAVAAGAYPDIRAAAHAMGKARPAVYQPDPERAAAYDRLYAEYRLLHDYFGRGANEVMHRLRHLRAQASA; translated from the coding sequence ATGTCGAACAGCGCACGAAACACCGAACAGAAGGGCGGCCCGGTGGTGAACGCCGAGCACAGCGAACACACCCATCCCGACACCTACGTCATCGGAGTCGACTACGGGACGCTGTCCGGGCGGGCCGTGGTGGTCCGTGTCGCCGACGGCGCCGAACTGGCCGCCGCCGAGCACTCGTACACCCACGCCGTCCTCGACCGGAAGCTCCCCGACGGGACCCCGCTGCCGCCCGACTGGGCACTGCAGGTGCCCGCGGACTACATCGACGTCCTGCGGATCGCCGTACCCGAGGCCCTGGCCCGCTCCGGTGTGCGGCCGGAGCAGGTCATCGGTATCGGCACGGACTTCACCGCGTGCACGGTCCTGCCGGTCCTCGCCGACGGCACGCCCCTGTGCGAACTGCCCGACCTCGCCGACCGCCCCCACGCCTACGTCAAACTGTGGCGCCACCACGCCGCGCAGGCCCAGGCCGACCGCATCACCGCACTGGCCGACGCCCGCAAGGAGCCCTGGCTGCAGCGGTACGGCGGGAAGATCTCCTCGGAGTGGGAGTTCGCCAAGGCCCTGCAACTGCTGGAGGAGGACCCCGAGCTCTACGAGCTGACCGACCGCTGGATCGAGGCCGCCGACTGGATCGTCTGGCGTCTGTCCGGCACGTACGTCCGCAACGCCTGCACCGCCGGATACAAGGGCCAGCTCCAGGACGGCAGTTACCCCTCCAGCGACTACCTCGCCGCACTCAACCCCGGCTTCGCCGACTTCGTGACCGCCAAGCTGGACCAGCCGATCGGCCAACTCGGAGATCTGGCTGGGCGGTTGACGGCCGAGGCGGCGGCATGGACGGGCCTGCCCGAAGGCATCGCCGTGTGCGTGGGGAACGTGGACGCCCATGTGACGGCGCCCGCGGCCACCGCGGTGGAACCGGGTCGGATGGTCGCCATCATGGGCACCTCCACCTGCCATGTGATGAGCTCCGACCAGTGGGCCGAAGTGCCGGGCATGTGCGGGGTCGTCGACGGCGGCATCCTGCCGGGTCTGTGGGGCTACGAGGCCGGACAGAGCGGCGTCGGCGACATCTTCGGCTGGTTCGTCCGCACGGGGTTCCCGGCGTCGTACGCCGAGGAGGCCGCCGCCGCGGGCCGCGACCCGCACGAACACCTCACCGCCCTCGCCGCCGAACAGCGGGTGGGTGAGCACGGGTTGGTCGCCCTGGACTGGCAGAGCGGCAACCGTTCCGTGCTGGTCGACCACGACCTGAGCGGTGTCCTGGTGGGTCTGACGCTGTCCACCCGCCCCGAGGACGTCTACCGCGCCCTGCTGGAGGCCACCGCCTTCGGCACCCGCACCATCATCGAGGCGTTCGAGACGTCCGGCGTACCGGTCCGCGAGCTGATCATCGCGGGCGGCCTGACGAAGAACGCGCTGCTGATGCAGATCTACGCCGACGTCACCCGTCTCCCCCTCGGTGTCATCGACTCGGCGCAGGGCCCCGCTCTCGGCGCGGCGATGCACGCGGCGGTCGCGGCCGGGGCGTACCCGGACATCCGGGCCGCCGCCCACGCCATGGGCAAGGCCCGCCCGGCCGTCTACCAGCCGGACCCCGAGCGGGCCGCGGCCTACGACCGCCTGTACGCCGAATACCGGCTCCTGCACGACTACTTCGGCCGCGGCGCCAACGAGGTCATGCACCGCCTGCGCCACCTCCGCGCCCAGGCATCCGCCTGA
- the araA gene encoding L-arabinose isomerase — translation MDTNATPYPNQEIWFLTGSQGLYGDDILHQVAEQSRSISEILGGPGKIPVKIVWKPVLTDADSIRRICQEASSSDDCVGVIVWMHTFSPAKMWIAGLSALDRPLLHLHTQYNLSLPWPSIDMDFMNLNQAAHGDREFGHIEARLGIDRKIVAGHATDPRVVRRVAAWARAAVGRHASRTLRLARFGDNMRDVAVTEGDKVEAQLRFGYSVNTYAVNDLVAVVDEVEDKEAAELAAEYVESYDVVPALRPGGIRHDSLLYAARQEIGLRTFLTEGGFTAFTTNFEDLGGLRQLPGLAVQRLMADGYGFGGEGDWKTSALLRTMKVMGAGRPGGTTFMEDYTYHLGPGTPRILGAHMLEVCPSVAADRPSCEIHSLSIGGREDPVRLVFNAAPGPAVVVGLSDLGDRFRLTANTVDVITPNEPLHRLPVARAVWKPRPSLAESAESWLLAGAPHHTVLSSAVDTETLTDYAAMTGVELLTIDESTSTEQFGKEIRWNAAYHRLAQAL, via the coding sequence ATGGACACCAACGCCACGCCCTACCCGAACCAGGAGATCTGGTTTCTCACCGGAAGCCAGGGCCTGTACGGCGACGACATCCTGCACCAGGTCGCCGAACAGTCCCGGAGCATCTCCGAGATCCTCGGCGGTCCCGGGAAGATCCCGGTCAAGATCGTGTGGAAGCCGGTCCTCACCGACGCCGACTCGATCCGGCGGATATGCCAGGAGGCGAGCTCCTCCGACGACTGCGTGGGCGTGATCGTGTGGATGCACACCTTCTCGCCGGCCAAGATGTGGATCGCCGGACTCAGCGCCCTGGACCGGCCGTTGCTGCACCTGCACACCCAGTACAACCTGTCGCTGCCCTGGCCGAGCATCGACATGGACTTCATGAACCTCAACCAAGCGGCCCACGGTGACCGCGAGTTCGGCCACATCGAGGCCCGTCTCGGCATCGACCGCAAGATCGTCGCCGGTCACGCCACCGACCCGAGGGTCGTCCGGCGCGTCGCGGCCTGGGCACGGGCCGCCGTCGGCCGCCACGCCTCACGCACCCTGCGCCTTGCCCGCTTCGGCGACAACATGCGCGACGTCGCCGTGACCGAGGGCGACAAAGTCGAGGCGCAGCTGCGGTTCGGCTACTCCGTGAACACCTACGCGGTCAACGACCTGGTGGCCGTCGTGGACGAGGTCGAGGACAAGGAGGCCGCCGAACTCGCCGCCGAATACGTCGAGTCGTACGACGTGGTCCCCGCACTGCGCCCCGGTGGCATCCGCCACGACTCGCTGCTGTACGCGGCCCGCCAGGAGATCGGCCTGCGCACCTTCCTCACCGAGGGCGGCTTCACCGCCTTCACCACCAACTTCGAAGACCTCGGCGGCCTGCGGCAGCTGCCCGGCCTCGCCGTCCAGCGGCTGATGGCCGACGGCTACGGTTTCGGTGGCGAGGGCGACTGGAAGACCTCGGCGCTGCTGCGCACGATGAAGGTCATGGGCGCCGGCCGGCCGGGCGGCACCACCTTCATGGAGGACTACACCTACCACCTGGGCCCGGGCACCCCGCGTATCCTCGGCGCCCACATGCTGGAGGTCTGCCCCTCGGTGGCCGCCGACCGCCCCAGCTGCGAGATCCACTCCCTCTCCATCGGCGGCCGCGAGGATCCGGTCCGTCTGGTCTTCAACGCGGCCCCCGGCCCCGCCGTGGTCGTCGGCCTCTCCGACCTCGGCGACCGCTTCCGGCTGACCGCCAACACCGTCGACGTCATCACCCCCAACGAGCCCCTGCACCGCCTGCCGGTGGCCAGGGCCGTGTGGAAGCCGCGCCCCTCGCTCGCGGAGTCCGCCGAGAGCTGGCTGCTCGCCGGCGCCCCGCACCACACCGTGCTCAGCTCCGCCGTCGACACCGAGACCCTCACCGATTACGCCGCCATGACCGGTGTCGAGTTGCTCACCATCGACGAGAGCACCAGTACCGAGCAGTTCGGCAAGGAAATCCGCTGGAACGCCGCCTACCACCGCCTCGCCCAGGCTCTGTGA
- the araD gene encoding L-ribulose-5-phosphate 4-epimerase AraD has protein sequence MTARLRDGLRQEVLDANLSIPQVGLATLTWGNVSGVDREAGVFVIKPSGIPYEDLALDHLVTVRLSDGEVVDGDLRPSTDTETHRCLYLAFPSIGGVTHTHSTHAVAFAQARRDIPVLGTTHADTFNGPVPCTPDLTADQCRKDYEYNTGRVIVDMLDGDDRKAAEVPAALVANHGPFTWGTTARKSLEHAIICEAVADMAIHTLALSPTAPPPPHLLARHYTRKHGPDAYYGNPAPAPSL, from the coding sequence ATGACCGCACGACTCCGTGACGGCCTGCGGCAAGAGGTACTGGACGCCAACCTGTCGATCCCCCAGGTCGGGCTGGCCACGCTGACCTGGGGCAATGTGAGCGGCGTCGACCGCGAGGCAGGGGTCTTCGTCATCAAGCCCTCGGGCATCCCCTACGAGGACCTCGCCCTCGACCACCTGGTGACGGTCCGTCTGTCCGACGGCGAGGTCGTCGACGGCGACCTGCGCCCCTCCACCGACACCGAGACCCACCGCTGCCTCTACCTGGCGTTCCCCTCCATCGGCGGCGTCACCCACACCCACTCCACTCACGCGGTGGCCTTCGCCCAGGCCCGCCGCGACATACCGGTCCTCGGCACCACGCATGCCGACACCTTCAACGGCCCCGTCCCCTGCACGCCTGACCTCACGGCCGACCAGTGCAGGAAGGACTACGAGTACAACACCGGCCGCGTCATCGTCGACATGTTGGACGGCGACGACCGGAAGGCGGCCGAAGTCCCGGCCGCCCTGGTCGCCAACCACGGCCCCTTCACCTGGGGCACCACCGCCCGCAAGTCCCTGGAACACGCCATCATCTGCGAGGCCGTCGCCGACATGGCCATCCACACCCTGGCCCTGTCCCCCACGGCCCCACCACCCCCACACCTCCTGGCCCGCCACTACACCCGCAAACACGGCCCCGACGCCTACTACGGAAACCCGGCTCCCGCTCCCTCCCTGTGA
- a CDS encoding Atu4866 domain-containing protein codes for MTDAASSAVTRESRRLGRYDEARGNRQSACTGSYTVTGNHLDYVDDTGFTATGDIRDGVLFHEHLVLYRGDDERARQGT; via the coding sequence GTGACCGATGCCGCGAGCTCGGCGGTGACGCGTGAGTCGAGGAGACTCGGCCGCTACGACGAGGCCCGCGGCAATCGCCAGAGCGCCTGCACCGGCAGCTACACCGTCACCGGCAACCACCTCGACTACGTCGACGACACCGGCTTCACCGCCACCGGCGACATCCGCGACGGCGTTCTCTTCCACGAGCACCTGGTGCTCTACCGCGGAGACGATGAGCGCGCCCGACAGGGGACCTGA
- a CDS encoding FAD-dependent oxidoreductase has protein sequence MTITIVGAGLGGLALARVLHVNGIDAVVYERESSRGARGQGGMLDLHSGTGQRALREAGLIDEFHTIARREGQDLRLLEPDGTLLLREDTPDDAPLERPEVDRADLRNLLLDSLPEHAVRWGHAVESADNGLLYFADGSSATYDLLVGADGADSRVRALLTDARPAHTGQNVVELGIPDIDRTHPDLAAMVGRGNYWVLGNGQSLSAQRNGDSRVRIYLSFYDTAEDWFATSGIPFGDPAVARVRLIDLFTGWDSRFTALIAACDDTVLPRSITTLPVGLTWPSTPDVTLLGDAAHLMPPVGQGANMALLDGSLLGLALAAHPDDFPAAVKEYEREMFPRTSAAGRQSAYIQEILASPDAGRKMLAFFQPG, from the coding sequence ATGACCATCACCATCGTCGGAGCCGGCTTGGGCGGCCTGGCCCTTGCCCGTGTGCTGCACGTGAACGGCATCGACGCCGTCGTGTACGAACGGGAATCGTCGCGCGGCGCGCGCGGTCAGGGCGGCATGCTTGATCTGCACTCCGGGACCGGGCAGCGGGCGTTGCGCGAGGCGGGCCTGATCGACGAGTTCCACACGATTGCCCGTCGTGAAGGCCAGGACCTGCGACTTCTCGAGCCGGACGGCACCCTGCTGCTGCGGGAGGACACGCCCGACGACGCCCCGCTAGAGCGACCCGAGGTCGACCGTGCCGATCTGCGCAACCTGCTGTTGGACTCTCTCCCCGAACACGCGGTGCGCTGGGGACACGCGGTCGAATCCGCCGACAACGGCCTGCTGTACTTCGCCGACGGCAGCAGCGCGACGTACGACCTGCTGGTCGGCGCCGACGGCGCGGACTCCCGGGTCCGCGCGCTGCTCACCGACGCCCGACCGGCGCACACCGGCCAAAACGTCGTTGAGCTCGGTATTCCCGACATCGACCGCACCCACCCCGACCTCGCGGCGATGGTTGGGCGCGGCAACTACTGGGTGCTCGGCAACGGACAGTCCCTGTCGGCGCAGCGCAACGGCGACAGCCGCGTACGCATCTACCTCAGCTTCTACGACACCGCCGAGGACTGGTTCGCGACCAGTGGGATCCCGTTCGGCGACCCTGCCGTCGCCCGGGTGCGGCTGATCGACCTGTTCACCGGCTGGGACTCACGGTTCACCGCACTGATCGCAGCCTGCGACGACACAGTCCTGCCGCGGTCGATCACCACTCTCCCGGTCGGCCTGACCTGGCCGTCGACGCCAGACGTCACGCTGCTCGGCGATGCCGCGCACCTGATGCCGCCGGTGGGGCAGGGCGCCAACATGGCGCTGCTCGACGGCTCCCTGCTCGGCCTCGCGCTGGCCGCGCACCCGGACGACTTTCCCGCCGCCGTCAAAGAATACGAACGCGAGATGTTCCCACGCACCAGCGCCGCCGGCCGGCAGTCCGCGTACATCCAGGAAATCCTGGCGTCGCCGGACGCCGGCCGGAAAATGCTCGCGTTCTTCCAACCGGGCTGA
- a CDS encoding Clp protease N-terminal domain-containing protein, with product MTFERFTVEARRVVVTAQEEARLLKHDYIGTEHILLGLLDAPNSMAAKVLHQLGYDKETAQVDIAAVVQPGTQELSGHIPFAPRAKKTLDLALREAQQLHHTYIGTEHILLALVSEGEGVGAKVLAERISPISKIRAAVLASSEGSQDVAAGPWPAGTSATEDTVSAARALAGGAPVGSHHLLEAMLRAENSMAAKVLRELGVDPDAVAAKIDELDPETTTDANPEEAAARKMEIRLVDDEVHVILRDPTTVTIAQKVTELSNGPIQGVGPVAGMFVPLWQSTNQLLLQIQRVLEPEPGEEDGSAASNVANVVRTVLAPRLRR from the coding sequence ATGACTTTTGAAAGGTTCACGGTGGAAGCCCGCAGGGTGGTCGTCACGGCTCAGGAGGAGGCGAGGCTGCTCAAGCACGACTACATCGGCACGGAGCACATCCTGTTGGGGCTGCTCGACGCGCCGAACAGCATGGCGGCGAAGGTTCTGCACCAGCTCGGGTACGACAAGGAGACGGCGCAGGTCGATATCGCCGCGGTGGTCCAGCCCGGCACGCAGGAGCTGAGCGGCCATATCCCGTTCGCGCCGCGCGCGAAGAAGACGCTGGACCTCGCCCTGCGCGAGGCGCAGCAGCTGCACCACACCTACATCGGTACGGAACACATCCTGCTTGCCCTGGTCAGTGAAGGTGAGGGCGTCGGCGCGAAGGTACTTGCCGAGCGGATCAGTCCGATCAGCAAGATCCGTGCCGCGGTGCTGGCGTCATCGGAGGGATCGCAGGACGTCGCGGCCGGCCCGTGGCCGGCCGGCACATCCGCCACCGAGGACACCGTGTCCGCCGCCAGAGCGCTGGCCGGTGGCGCACCGGTCGGCAGCCATCACCTGCTTGAGGCGATGCTGCGGGCGGAGAACAGCATGGCGGCCAAGGTGCTGCGCGAACTCGGCGTCGACCCGGACGCGGTCGCCGCCAAGATCGACGAACTGGATCCGGAGACGACCACGGACGCGAACCCGGAGGAGGCCGCCGCGCGCAAGATGGAGATCCGGCTGGTCGACGATGAGGTGCACGTGATCCTGCGGGACCCGACAACGGTCACGATCGCCCAGAAGGTCACCGAGCTGTCCAACGGCCCGATCCAGGGCGTCGGGCCGGTGGCCGGCATGTTCGTCCCGCTCTGGCAGTCGACCAACCAGCTGCTGCTGCAGATCCAGCGTGTGCTGGAACCGGAACCCGGAGAAGAGGACGGATCCGCCGCGAGCAACGTGGCCAACGTCGTGCGCACGGTCCTCGCGCCCCGGCTCCGTCGGTGA
- a CDS encoding excisionase, protein METPSDWEDRLARWQNELELFERLDETPWVTLAKAEAETGVSRSALRSWYRNGEIRSRLVDGPNGPQRLVQLDAVIERAAASPRIQRRAEREVSLEAQVTLLRHRVDQLELRLAALERKDNR, encoded by the coding sequence ATGGAGACACCGTCGGACTGGGAGGACCGGCTCGCGCGCTGGCAGAACGAGCTGGAGCTGTTCGAGCGGCTGGACGAGACACCCTGGGTCACGCTGGCCAAGGCGGAGGCCGAGACCGGCGTTTCCCGCTCGGCCCTGCGGTCCTGGTACCGCAATGGCGAGATCCGGTCCCGGCTCGTGGACGGCCCGAACGGGCCGCAGCGCCTGGTCCAGCTGGACGCGGTGATCGAGCGCGCCGCCGCGTCACCGCGCATTCAGCGCAGGGCGGAACGGGAAGTCAGTCTGGAAGCCCAGGTCACCCTGCTTCGGCACCGGGTCGACCAGCTTGAGCTGCGGCTGGCCGCGCTGGAGCGGAAGGACAACCGGTGA
- a CDS encoding three-helix bundle dimerization domain-containing protein → MSLHPATVERVGPAEPPDLPSPGSQDELASTRNMVARLRAAYPSVDAVTVEATVRAAYDAFHQARVRAYVPILAERRSRRVLRAACRTAPGQAIDDRAAP, encoded by the coding sequence TTGAGTCTCCACCCCGCGACGGTGGAGCGCGTCGGTCCCGCAGAGCCGCCGGACCTCCCGTCACCCGGCTCGCAGGACGAACTCGCATCCACCCGGAACATGGTGGCGCGGCTGAGGGCGGCCTACCCCTCGGTCGACGCGGTCACCGTCGAGGCGACCGTCAGGGCCGCGTACGACGCGTTCCACCAGGCCAGGGTCAGGGCCTACGTGCCGATCCTGGCCGAACGCCGGTCCCGGAGGGTTCTCCGTGCCGCCTGCCGCACCGCTCCCGGTCAGGCCATCGACGACAGGGCGGCCCCCTGA
- a CDS encoding polyphosphate kinase 2 family protein — MSDERAERIAEFIGPLRVKPGSKVRLERDFDPRYKAGLKKREGIELLRTGVSLLAEYQERLAAQDTYGVLLCLQALDAGGKDGTIRHVMSGVNPQGVRVSSFKVPSAEELDHDYLWRYGRRLPTRGEIAIFNRSHYEEVLVVRVHPETLARQKLPENAGGRGLWDRRYQEINHWERYLTDNGFKVVKIFLNLSKEEQRTRFLKRIDLPEKNWKFSAADVRERRRWDDYQHAFSEMLSATSTKWAPWYVVPADRKWFARLCAGAILAHTLMDIDPQYPDVGEEARKDLLVTKRDLEREAPSGAPADPYADRHPSATRATGRRDRPKKKKKKRG, encoded by the coding sequence ATGTCGGACGAGAGAGCCGAACGCATCGCGGAATTCATCGGGCCGCTACGGGTGAAACCGGGGTCGAAGGTGCGCCTGGAGCGGGACTTCGATCCTCGCTACAAGGCCGGTCTGAAGAAGCGGGAGGGGATCGAGCTGCTGCGGACCGGGGTGTCGTTGCTGGCCGAGTACCAGGAGCGGCTGGCCGCCCAGGACACGTACGGGGTACTGCTCTGTCTCCAGGCACTCGACGCCGGAGGCAAGGACGGGACGATCCGCCACGTCATGAGCGGCGTCAATCCCCAGGGCGTACGGGTCAGCAGCTTCAAGGTGCCCTCCGCCGAGGAACTCGACCACGACTATCTGTGGCGCTACGGCCGGCGGCTGCCCACACGCGGCGAGATCGCCATCTTCAATCGCTCGCACTACGAGGAGGTTCTCGTCGTACGAGTGCACCCCGAGACCCTTGCCCGGCAGAAGCTGCCGGAGAACGCGGGTGGGCGGGGCCTGTGGGACCGGCGCTACCAGGAGATCAACCACTGGGAGCGCTACCTCACGGACAACGGGTTCAAGGTGGTGAAGATCTTCCTGAACCTGTCCAAGGAGGAGCAGCGCACCCGCTTCCTGAAGCGGATCGACCTGCCGGAGAAGAACTGGAAGTTCTCCGCGGCCGACGTCCGGGAGCGGCGCCGGTGGGACGACTACCAGCACGCGTTCTCCGAAATGCTGTCGGCCACGAGTACGAAGTGGGCGCCGTGGTACGTCGTACCGGCGGACCGGAAGTGGTTCGCGCGGCTCTGCGCGGGGGCGATCCTCGCGCACACCCTGATGGACATCGATCCTCAGTACCCCGACGTGGGGGAAGAGGCGCGGAAGGACCTGCTCGTCACCAAACGGGACCTGGAGCGGGAGGCCCCTTCCGGGGCGCCGGCCGATCCGTACGCCGACCGGCATCCGTCGGCCACGCGGGCCACGGGGCGGAGAGACCGGCCGAAGAAGAAGAAGAAGAAGCGCGGCTAG
- a CDS encoding cation-translocating P-type ATPase C-terminal domain-containing protein, whose translation MGEPPRASGDDWYTRAPEEVVAAFGVDPAFTAFALCLIVAAFECRSETDSVLTTSTFDSRQMNWVALAQFVLAVLVTQLDGFRRILGTTRIDARQFGWALLAALALLLLWELGKLLARRARGT comes from the coding sequence GTGGGAGAACCGCCTCGGGCTTCGGGGGACGACTGGTACACGCGCGCTCCCGAGGAGGTCGTGGCGGCGTTCGGCGTCGATCCGGCGTTCACCGCCTTCGCCCTCTGTCTGATCGTGGCCGCGTTCGAGTGCCGCAGCGAGACGGATTCGGTGCTGACGACGTCCACCTTCGACAGCAGGCAGATGAACTGGGTGGCACTGGCCCAGTTCGTGCTCGCGGTGCTGGTGACCCAGCTGGACGGCTTCCGCCGCATCCTCGGGACGACCCGGATCGACGCGCGGCAGTTCGGCTGGGCACTGCTGGCCGCCCTCGCACTTCTGCTCCTGTGGGAACTGGGCAAGCTCCTGGCCCGCCGGGCGAGAGGCACCTGA
- a CDS encoding SulP family inorganic anion transporter, with protein sequence MTTQHTSHGLLSRLRAVPGIRAVSSYRREWLVKDLVAGVVLTTLLVPQGMAYAELAGLPTITGLYTTVLCLLGYAVCGPSRILVLGPDSSLGPMIAATVLPLVAADGDPDRAVALASMLALMVAAIMILASVAKLGFIADLISKPTMIGYMNGLALTILIGQLPKLLGFKVEADNLIGECVGFVQKLADGAVVPAAAAVGCCGIVLILVLQRFLPKVPAVLAMVVLAIAAATVFDLGEHGVSLVGELPKGFPPFTIPDVRLADLASLLGGALGIALVSLADTISNASAFAARAGQEVRGNQEMAGVGVANLAAGLFQGFPVSTSGSRTAVAERAGARSQLTGVVGAALIVLMLVLAPGLFRNLPQPALAAVVITASLSLADVPGAVRLWRQRRTEFLLCFAAFVGVALLGVLPGIAIAVALSVLNVFRRAWWPYDTVLGRVQGLEGYHDVRSYPQAGQLPGLVIYRFDAPLIFANAKAFRDEIRRLAGADPRPSWIVIAAEPMTDVDTTAADVLEELDETLNADHIHLVFAELKDPVRRKIERYELTRTIDPRHFFPTVEAAVAAFRLRTGAEWTPPASAEQPAPLDRPAQLDRPDRPGPDAVTPPPADEQ encoded by the coding sequence GTGACCACCCAGCACACCAGCCACGGGCTTCTCTCCCGGTTGCGGGCCGTTCCCGGGATCCGGGCGGTGTCGTCCTACCGGCGCGAGTGGCTGGTCAAGGACCTGGTCGCGGGAGTCGTCCTGACCACGCTGCTGGTGCCGCAGGGCATGGCGTACGCCGAGTTGGCGGGTCTGCCGACCATCACCGGCCTGTACACGACGGTTCTCTGCCTGCTCGGATACGCGGTGTGCGGGCCGTCCCGGATCCTGGTGCTGGGCCCGGATTCCTCGCTGGGGCCGATGATCGCCGCCACCGTGCTGCCCCTGGTGGCGGCCGACGGGGATCCCGACCGGGCTGTCGCGCTGGCGTCGATGCTCGCGCTCATGGTGGCGGCCATCATGATCCTGGCCTCGGTGGCGAAGCTCGGGTTCATCGCCGATCTGATCTCCAAACCGACGATGATCGGCTACATGAACGGCCTGGCCCTGACCATTCTGATCGGTCAGCTCCCCAAGCTGCTCGGCTTCAAGGTCGAGGCGGACAACCTGATCGGCGAGTGCGTCGGCTTCGTACAGAAACTCGCCGACGGCGCGGTGGTGCCGGCCGCCGCAGCGGTCGGCTGCTGCGGGATCGTCCTGATCCTGGTCCTGCAGCGTTTTCTGCCGAAGGTCCCCGCGGTGCTGGCGATGGTGGTCCTGGCGATCGCCGCGGCCACCGTCTTCGACCTGGGCGAGCACGGCGTCAGCCTGGTCGGAGAACTGCCCAAGGGCTTCCCGCCGTTCACGATCCCCGACGTCCGGCTCGCCGACCTCGCATCGTTGTTGGGCGGTGCGCTGGGCATCGCCCTGGTGTCTTTGGCCGACACGATCTCCAACGCGTCGGCCTTCGCGGCCCGCGCGGGGCAGGAGGTTCGCGGCAACCAGGAGATGGCGGGCGTCGGTGTCGCGAATCTGGCGGCCGGTCTCTTCCAGGGCTTCCCCGTCAGCACGAGCGGATCCCGTACGGCGGTGGCGGAGCGCGCGGGGGCCAGAAGTCAGCTCACCGGGGTCGTCGGAGCGGCGCTCATCGTCCTCATGCTCGTGCTGGCTCCGGGCCTGTTCCGCAACCTCCCGCAGCCGGCCCTTGCCGCCGTGGTCATCACCGCGTCACTCTCCCTGGCCGACGTCCCGGGGGCGGTACGGCTGTGGCGGCAGCGCCGGACGGAGTTCCTGCTGTGCTTCGCGGCCTTCGTCGGCGTGGCCCTGCTCGGCGTACTGCCCGGGATCGCCATCGCCGTGGCCCTGTCCGTCCTCAACGTCTTCCGACGCGCGTGGTGGCCGTACGACACCGTGCTGGGGCGGGTGCAGGGCCTGGAGGGCTACCACGACGTCCGCTCCTACCCGCAGGCCGGGCAGCTGCCGGGCCTGGTGATCTACCGTTTCGACGCCCCGCTCATCTTCGCCAACGCCAAGGCCTTCCGCGACGAGATCAGGCGATTGGCCGGCGCGGACCCGCGGCCGAGCTGGATCGTGATCGCGGCGGAGCCCATGACCGACGTGGACACCACCGCCGCCGACGTGCTGGAGGAACTCGACGAGACGCTCAACGCGGACCACATCCACCTCGTGTTCGCCGAGCTCAAGGACCCCGTGCGGCGCAAGATCGAACGGTATGAGCTCACCCGCACCATCGACCCACGACACTTCTTCCCCACGGTGGAGGCCGCCGTCGCCGCCTTCCGTCTGCGCACCGGAGCGGAGTGGACGCCCCCGGCCTCCGCCGAACAGCCCGCCCCGCTCGACCGGCCCGCCCAGCTCGACCGGCCCGACCGGCCTGGTCCCGATGCCGTGACTCCTCCGCCCGCCGACGAGCAGTGA